One stretch of Niallia sp. XMNu-256 DNA includes these proteins:
- the tagH gene encoding teichoic acids export ABC transporter ATP-binding subunit TagH — MTKSVILKNVSKQYKIYNGNKEKLLDLILPKSYGQDFFALQNVSFEAEKGDVVGFIGVNGSGKSTLSNIIAGIVPPTTGTMEVHGKPALIAVNAGLNNQLTGRENIELKCLMLGFSKAQIKELEPEIIDFADIGIFIDQPVKSYSSGMKSRLGFAISVTVDPDILVIDEALSVGDQTFADKCLDKMNEFKQRGKTIFFISHSIGQMKKFCEKALWLEYGEVKDYGLITDVMPKYEEFLKKYKAMSAEEKKKFRVEAMKRQKGESKLVSV, encoded by the coding sequence ATGACTAAATCAGTCATCTTAAAAAATGTAAGTAAACAATATAAAATATACAATGGAAATAAAGAGAAACTTTTAGATCTTATTTTACCTAAAAGTTATGGACAAGATTTCTTTGCTCTGCAAAATGTGAGTTTTGAAGCTGAAAAAGGCGATGTTGTAGGATTTATTGGGGTAAATGGATCAGGTAAATCAACTCTATCTAATATTATTGCAGGAATCGTACCACCCACAACAGGAACAATGGAAGTCCATGGGAAACCGGCATTAATAGCTGTTAACGCTGGCTTAAATAACCAATTAACAGGTCGTGAAAATATTGAATTAAAGTGTTTAATGTTAGGTTTTAGTAAAGCACAAATTAAAGAACTAGAGCCTGAAATTATTGATTTTGCTGATATTGGTATTTTTATAGATCAACCTGTTAAATCTTATTCAAGTGGTATGAAATCTAGATTGGGATTTGCAATTTCTGTCACTGTTGATCCTGACATCCTTGTCATTGACGAGGCTTTATCTGTGGGGGACCAAACTTTCGCTGACAAGTGCCTAGATAAAATGAATGAATTTAAACAAAGAGGAAAAACCATTTTCTTTATCAGTCATTCTATTGGACAAATGAAGAAATTCTGCGAAAAAGCATTGTGGCTCGAGTATGGAGAGGTAAAAGATTATGGTTTGATAACCGATGTTATGCCTAAATATGAGGAGTTTCTAAAGAAATATAAAGCAATGTCAGCCGAAGAGAAAAAGAAATTTCGGGTAGAAGCAATGAAACGTCAAAAAGGAGAAAGTAAACTAGTCAGTGTCTAA
- a CDS encoding ABC transporter permease, protein MRSVITVLKEQINHFYLVRRLSAYEMKSANRNNYLGILWEIINPMIQISIYWFVFGFGIFSSTGRADVTLHGEQIPYFPWMLSGMVVWFFINQAITQGSKSVYTRIRMLSKMSFPMSVIPTYVIFAKLYQHLMLLAVVLVIFQFLGYPINIYYLQLIYFIISTVIFLVVFSLITSTLSTIVRDFQMIIQSLVRVLIYLTPFLWPPYQIEPTIIHTIMKLNPFYYLAEGYRASILGISWYPIEHWEYTLYFWGITLVLLLIGSVLHVKFRDRFVDFL, encoded by the coding sequence ATGCGTTCAGTTATAACAGTCTTGAAGGAGCAGATTAATCATTTCTATTTGGTTAGGCGTCTATCTGCTTATGAAATGAAAAGTGCTAACCGAAATAATTACTTGGGGATATTATGGGAAATTATTAATCCTATGATTCAAATATCGATTTATTGGTTTGTGTTTGGATTTGGAATCTTCAGTAGTACAGGGAGAGCAGATGTAACATTACATGGCGAGCAAATTCCTTATTTTCCATGGATGCTCTCAGGTATGGTCGTTTGGTTTTTTATAAATCAGGCCATTACACAAGGATCTAAATCGGTTTATACTCGGATAAGAATGCTATCTAAAATGAGCTTTCCGATGAGTGTAATACCGACTTACGTTATATTTGCAAAGCTTTATCAGCATTTAATGCTTTTAGCTGTTGTACTTGTAATTTTTCAATTTCTTGGTTATCCAATAAATATATATTATTTACAATTGATTTATTTTATTATATCTACAGTCATATTTTTAGTCGTATTTTCACTGATCACTTCAACATTATCGACGATTGTGCGTGATTTTCAAATGATTATCCAGTCTTTGGTTAGAGTGTTAATTTATTTAACACCATTTTTATGGCCGCCATACCAGATCGAGCCAACCATTATTCATACGATTATGAAGTTGAATCCCTTTTATTATTTAGCAGAAGGGTATAGAGCTTCTATTTTGGGGATCTCATGGTATCCAATTGAGCATTGGGAATATACATTATATTTTTGGGGAATTACTCTAGTATTATTATTAATCGGCTCCGTTTTACATGTGAAGTTCAGGGATCGTTTTGTAGACTTTTTGTAA